From Pelmatolapia mariae isolate MD_Pm_ZW linkage group LG1, Pm_UMD_F_2, whole genome shotgun sequence, one genomic window encodes:
- the LOC134629104 gene encoding DNA-binding protein RFX7-like isoform X1: MADEDPQQQQPPPESGAGSLPGLLPGLQGAEASALQLRIKNSICKSVQSKVENILQDVEKFSDIEKLYLYLKLPSGPSSSVDKSDQSALSSSRTQQMHAFTWIRNHLEEYPETSLPKQEVYDEYKSFCDNLNYHPLSAADFGKMMKNVFPNMKARRLGMRGKSKYCYSGLRKRPFVHMPSLPTLDLHKTGDGPQCDVLDSPGQLSSIKEEVRFAACDLVCEWAQKVLKRQFDAVEDLARFLIDSHYISNKSLAALTIMTGTAAEMKGSQTVSAFAPAADAHSFQPHVTMLSSPSVDAKQQLQRKIQRKQQEQKLTSPLPGEGQIRKADDGVSCGSPTSPSPQPTIGIVVAAVPSPITVQRSRPLMSPSPVGTVESKVLPINIQMVTQPVQGVKQSPKHPQNILSNPAGERTARQRYAQILPKPSATTAIALRSPSTMIIANSPIKTVVTPCHVSPVSLVKMAAISLAPNSSETATSLTNVLRPASADINFKATEDASSSQSTRSSSTVPILAPVARQGQTSNTPSIDVEMEVEAIHESSQMQNLGSQVLPQGAMTSRVKVAVQRAASVPIPQTRGFLGLEETSSNKCSRESSSSTNTVATGDSGNNSANNTSTLHLNPSTQNTSTVSLLNTSRTSSCGENNQTKQGFLSTKSLRKRSGLSPDLSPIKRVFIPQQPVEGAAGPGYGIRNMTGNVSRPGAPARPESAPATREVEVKMTTQVHALGTSPSFRASGFYSVAKTHSSLQRKNISAVMETGTSVGHALIQQHQGHAPVDAHAVPDNSSFPKHSGVGSNSSLEGVQQQPCSQSSPATETLAFLNHASSSGQLPMQTDMTDYFCFDDDVTQDSIVEELVQMEEQMKLNNLQQFGDSVTLQGQQAAMPNNMTSANKNMAFYHAVNNNSNPIQTIQTLTPTPMSEMMGGAQGLTGESPCSHIASTTPVDSALGSSRHTPVGTPHSNCSSNVPPSPVECRNPFAFTPISSSITGFHDGSTISSSPVKPMQRPMATHPDKTRLEWMNNSYNSSGGTASRSNSGMEILPGYHSLIDDHFQKPHAFAVPHARHHDSHFGRLTPISPVQQQVASMAKQEGFAVPAPLDNKTANTSAANFRCRSVSPAVHQRNFSGTGAGTNLSNASRSVVSPFNSPVTAEVLNIFANSQTNLGVNSMAQRSRSVPLNIMMQNEAPPTPGQQCSTKSIASVLLSKLDGDHENSVRGVGINNLPPTYTARMNLTHILESNSSLSCTDNLMTSDSSSTCNLQRPNYLMENSISEQMILSAGQGQIQAAGGEQHQQQSIMLALNSQQQQHQQLDFSSSQDLLAAGNQLMEQVSELTAGGADFPGEIRMTSELPSSISDLNALDTNLLFDPSQQQGQYQHAAPEELVDDSLFQQITSEAAHSGGLDWLESKDHPTVGLMG, translated from the exons gAGCTTCTGTGACAATCTTAACTACCACCCGCTAAGTGCTGCAGACTTTGGGAAGATGATGAAAAATGTATTCCCGAACATGAAGGCGCGTCGGCTCGGCATGAGGGGAAAATCAAA ATACTGCTATAGTGGCCTAAGGAAGAGACCGTTTGTTCACATGCCGTCTTTACCAACTCTGGACCTCCATAAAACAGGAGATGGA CCCCAGTGTGATGTACTCGACTCCCCGGGCCAGCTGAGCAGTATTAAGGAAGAGGTGCGGTTTGCAGCCTGTGATCTTGTGTGTGAGTGGGCTCAAAAGGTGCTCAAACGCCAGTTTGATGCTGTGGAGGACCTGGCTCGCTTCCTAATCGACAGCCATTACATCAGCAACAAGTCTTTGGCAGCTCTCACCATAATGACCGGCACAGCAGCAG AGATGAAAGGTTCACAGACTGTCTCAGCCTTCGCCCCGGCTGCAGACGCTCACTCCTTCCAGCCTCATGTGACCATGCTGTCCTCTCCGTCTGTCGACGCAAAGCAGCAGCTCCAGAGGAAGATCCAGAGGAAGCAACAGGAACAAAAGCTGACATCTCCTCTACCCGGAGAGGGACAGATTAGGAAGGCAGACGACGGTGTGTCTTGTGGTAGTCCCACCTCTCCGTCGCCTCAACCAACTATAGGCATCGTGGTCGCTGCCGTGCCAAGCCCGATTACG gTTCAGAGGAGTAGGCCGCTGATGTCCCCGAGTCCAGTGGGAACAGTGGAGAGCAAAGTACTGCCCATTAACATCCAGATGGTGACCCAGCCAGTTCAGGGAGTGAAGCAGAGCCCCAAACACCCCCAAAATATTCTGTCCAATCCAGCCGGGGAGCGCACAGCTCGGCAGCGCTACGCTCAAATCCTCCCTAAACCTTCAGCCACCACTGCCATCGCTTTGCGCTCGCCCTCCACCATGATCATCGCTAACAGCCCCATTAAGACTGTTGTAACGCCATGTCATGTCAGCCCAGTCAGTCTGGTCAAAATGGCAGCCATATCGCTCGCACCCAACAGCAGTGAAACTGCCACATCCCTCACAAATGTGCTGCGGCCGGCATCTGCAGACATCAACTTTAAAGCTACAGAAGACGCCAGCTCCAGTCAGAGCACGAGGAGTTCCTCAACGGTCCCCATTTTGGCCCCGGTGGCCAGGCAAGGGCAGACTTCTAACACTCCAAGCATCGATGTTGAAATGGAAGTTGAAGCTATACATGAAAGCAGCCAAATGCAAAATTTGGGCAGTCAAGTTTTGCCACAAGGGGCAATGACCAGTAGAGTCAAAGTTGCTGTACAGAGGGCCGCCAGTGTGCCCATACCGCAAACTAGAGGCTTCTTGGGTCTCGAGGAAACGTCCAGCAATAAATGCAGCAGAGAGTCCTCCTCGAGCACTAATACTGTGGCCACAGGCGACAGCGGCAATAATAGCGCTAATAATACAAGCACTTTGCACTTAAATCCCTCCACTCAGAATACCAGCACTGTGTCTTTACTGAACACCAGCAGAACATCTTCATGTGGggaaaacaaccaaacaaagcaAGGCTTCTTGTCCACTAAGAGCCTCAGAAAACGTTCAGGGCTcagtccagacctttcaccaATCAAAAGGGTTTTTATACCCCAGCAGCCAGTAGAGGGTGCTGCTGGTCCAGGGTATGGTATCAGAAACATGACGGGTAATGTATCCAGGCCAGGCGCTCCAGCTAGACCTGAAAGTGCACCAGCCACCAGGGAAGTAGAAGTGAAAATGACCACTCAAGTCCACGCACTTGGCACTTCTCCTTCTTTCAGAGCAAGTGGCTTTTACTCTGTTGCCAAAACACATAGTTCATTGCAGAGGAAAAACATTTCTGCCGTTATGGAAACTGGCACCTCAGTCGGTCACGCATTAATACAGCAACATCAGGGGCACGCACCAGTTGACGCACACGCTGTGCCCGATAATTCCAGTTTTCCAAAGCATTCAGGTGTGGGTTCAAACTCAAGCCTGGAAGGAGTCCAGCAGCAGCCCTGCTCTCAGTCCAGTCCTGCTACTGAAACCTTAGCGTTTTTGAATCACGCTTCATCATCTGGTCAGCTGCCCATGCAGACAGACATGACAGATTACTTTTGCTTTGATGATGATGTGACTCAGGACAGCATAGTGGAGGAGTTGGTGCAGATGGAGGAGCAGATGAAACTTAATAACCTTCAGCAGTTTGGAGATTCTGTCACGCTGCAGGGCCAGCAGGCTGCGATGCCAAACAACATGACGTCCGCTAATAAGAACATGGCTTTCTATCATGCTGTGAACAACAACAGTAACCCAATCCAAACAATACAAACGCTGACACCTACACCCATGTCGGAAATGATGGGAGGAGCCCAGGGACTGACCGGAGAAAGCCCCTGCTCCCACATCGCCTCCACGACCCCGGTGGACAGCGCGCTCGGAAGCAGTCGCCACACCCCGGTTGGGACGCCACACTCCAACTGCAGCAGCAATGTTCCTCCCAGTCCAGTGGAGTGCAGAAACCCGTTTGCGTTCACACCCATTAGCTCCAGCATCACTGGTTTCCATGACGGCAGCACCATCTCCAGCAGCCCCGTGAAACCGATGCAGAGACCGATGGCCACCCATCCAGACAAGACCAGGCTGGAGTGGATGAATAACAGTTACAATAGCAGCGGCGGGACCGCCAGCAGGTCCAACAGCGGAATGGAAATCCTGCCCGGCTATCACAGCCTGATAGACGACCATTTTCAAAAACCTCACGCCTTCGCCGTTCCTCACGCGCGGCACCACGACAGCCATTTCGGCCGCTTGACTCCCATCTCGCCCGTGCAGCAGCAGGTAGCGAGCATGGCCAAGCAGGAGGGTTTTGCAGTGCCTGCCCCTCTGGATAATAAAACTGCCAACACGTCTGCTGCAAATTTTAGGTGTCGCAGCGTGAGTCCTGCTGTACATCAGAGGAACTTCAGCGGCACAGGAGCAGGAACCAACCTTTCCAATGCCTCCCGATCGGTAGTGTCTCCCTTTAATTCTCCTGTGACGGCTGAGGTGTTGAACATCTTCGCAAACAGCCAGACAAACCTCGGCGTGAACAGCATGGCCCAGAGGAGCCGCTCTGTGCCGCTCAACATCATGATGCAAAACGAGGCCCCGCCCACACCGGGCCAGCAGTGCAGCACCAAAAGCATCGCCAGCGTCCTCCTGAGCAAGCTAGATGGAGATCACGAGAATAGTGTGCGGGGTGTGGGAATCAATAATTTACCTCCCACCTACACTGCTCGTATGAACCTGACCCACATCCTCGAGTCCAACTCCAGCCTCTCCTGCACCGACAACCTGATGACCTCCGACTCCAGCAGTACCTGCAACCTGCAGAGGCCCAATTACCTCATGGAAAATTCTATCAGTGAACAAATGATTCTCTCGGCAGGTCAAGGCCAAATACAAGCAGCCGGTGGAgagcagcatcagcagcagTCCATCATGTTAGCTTTGAactcacagcagcagcaacaccagCAGTTAGACTTCAGCAGCTCTCAAGACCTCCTCGCTGCTGGCAATCAGCTCATGGAGCAGGTGTCAGAGCTAACAGCAGGCGGGGCCGATTTCCCCGGTGAAATCAGAATGACATCGGAGCTTCCCAGTAGCATCAGTGACCTTAACGCATTGGACACAAACCTGCTGTTCGACCCCAGCCAGCAGCAAGGCCAGTATCAGCATGCCGCCCCAGAGGAGCTGGTGGACGATTCGCTGTTTCAGCAAATCACCAGCGAAGCGGCTCATTCAGGTGGTCTCGACTGGT
- the LOC134629104 gene encoding DNA-binding protein RFX7-like isoform X2, with amino-acid sequence MHAFTWIRNHLEEYPETSLPKQEVYDEYKSFCDNLNYHPLSAADFGKMMKNVFPNMKARRLGMRGKSKYCYSGLRKRPFVHMPSLPTLDLHKTGDGPQCDVLDSPGQLSSIKEEVRFAACDLVCEWAQKVLKRQFDAVEDLARFLIDSHYISNKSLAALTIMTGTAAEMKGSQTVSAFAPAADAHSFQPHVTMLSSPSVDAKQQLQRKIQRKQQEQKLTSPLPGEGQIRKADDGVSCGSPTSPSPQPTIGIVVAAVPSPITVQRSRPLMSPSPVGTVESKVLPINIQMVTQPVQGVKQSPKHPQNILSNPAGERTARQRYAQILPKPSATTAIALRSPSTMIIANSPIKTVVTPCHVSPVSLVKMAAISLAPNSSETATSLTNVLRPASADINFKATEDASSSQSTRSSSTVPILAPVARQGQTSNTPSIDVEMEVEAIHESSQMQNLGSQVLPQGAMTSRVKVAVQRAASVPIPQTRGFLGLEETSSNKCSRESSSSTNTVATGDSGNNSANNTSTLHLNPSTQNTSTVSLLNTSRTSSCGENNQTKQGFLSTKSLRKRSGLSPDLSPIKRVFIPQQPVEGAAGPGYGIRNMTGNVSRPGAPARPESAPATREVEVKMTTQVHALGTSPSFRASGFYSVAKTHSSLQRKNISAVMETGTSVGHALIQQHQGHAPVDAHAVPDNSSFPKHSGVGSNSSLEGVQQQPCSQSSPATETLAFLNHASSSGQLPMQTDMTDYFCFDDDVTQDSIVEELVQMEEQMKLNNLQQFGDSVTLQGQQAAMPNNMTSANKNMAFYHAVNNNSNPIQTIQTLTPTPMSEMMGGAQGLTGESPCSHIASTTPVDSALGSSRHTPVGTPHSNCSSNVPPSPVECRNPFAFTPISSSITGFHDGSTISSSPVKPMQRPMATHPDKTRLEWMNNSYNSSGGTASRSNSGMEILPGYHSLIDDHFQKPHAFAVPHARHHDSHFGRLTPISPVQQQVASMAKQEGFAVPAPLDNKTANTSAANFRCRSVSPAVHQRNFSGTGAGTNLSNASRSVVSPFNSPVTAEVLNIFANSQTNLGVNSMAQRSRSVPLNIMMQNEAPPTPGQQCSTKSIASVLLSKLDGDHENSVRGVGINNLPPTYTARMNLTHILESNSSLSCTDNLMTSDSSSTCNLQRPNYLMENSISEQMILSAGQGQIQAAGGEQHQQQSIMLALNSQQQQHQQLDFSSSQDLLAAGNQLMEQVSELTAGGADFPGEIRMTSELPSSISDLNALDTNLLFDPSQQQGQYQHAAPEELVDDSLFQQITSEAAHSGGLDWLESKDHPTVGLMG; translated from the exons gAGCTTCTGTGACAATCTTAACTACCACCCGCTAAGTGCTGCAGACTTTGGGAAGATGATGAAAAATGTATTCCCGAACATGAAGGCGCGTCGGCTCGGCATGAGGGGAAAATCAAA ATACTGCTATAGTGGCCTAAGGAAGAGACCGTTTGTTCACATGCCGTCTTTACCAACTCTGGACCTCCATAAAACAGGAGATGGA CCCCAGTGTGATGTACTCGACTCCCCGGGCCAGCTGAGCAGTATTAAGGAAGAGGTGCGGTTTGCAGCCTGTGATCTTGTGTGTGAGTGGGCTCAAAAGGTGCTCAAACGCCAGTTTGATGCTGTGGAGGACCTGGCTCGCTTCCTAATCGACAGCCATTACATCAGCAACAAGTCTTTGGCAGCTCTCACCATAATGACCGGCACAGCAGCAG AGATGAAAGGTTCACAGACTGTCTCAGCCTTCGCCCCGGCTGCAGACGCTCACTCCTTCCAGCCTCATGTGACCATGCTGTCCTCTCCGTCTGTCGACGCAAAGCAGCAGCTCCAGAGGAAGATCCAGAGGAAGCAACAGGAACAAAAGCTGACATCTCCTCTACCCGGAGAGGGACAGATTAGGAAGGCAGACGACGGTGTGTCTTGTGGTAGTCCCACCTCTCCGTCGCCTCAACCAACTATAGGCATCGTGGTCGCTGCCGTGCCAAGCCCGATTACG gTTCAGAGGAGTAGGCCGCTGATGTCCCCGAGTCCAGTGGGAACAGTGGAGAGCAAAGTACTGCCCATTAACATCCAGATGGTGACCCAGCCAGTTCAGGGAGTGAAGCAGAGCCCCAAACACCCCCAAAATATTCTGTCCAATCCAGCCGGGGAGCGCACAGCTCGGCAGCGCTACGCTCAAATCCTCCCTAAACCTTCAGCCACCACTGCCATCGCTTTGCGCTCGCCCTCCACCATGATCATCGCTAACAGCCCCATTAAGACTGTTGTAACGCCATGTCATGTCAGCCCAGTCAGTCTGGTCAAAATGGCAGCCATATCGCTCGCACCCAACAGCAGTGAAACTGCCACATCCCTCACAAATGTGCTGCGGCCGGCATCTGCAGACATCAACTTTAAAGCTACAGAAGACGCCAGCTCCAGTCAGAGCACGAGGAGTTCCTCAACGGTCCCCATTTTGGCCCCGGTGGCCAGGCAAGGGCAGACTTCTAACACTCCAAGCATCGATGTTGAAATGGAAGTTGAAGCTATACATGAAAGCAGCCAAATGCAAAATTTGGGCAGTCAAGTTTTGCCACAAGGGGCAATGACCAGTAGAGTCAAAGTTGCTGTACAGAGGGCCGCCAGTGTGCCCATACCGCAAACTAGAGGCTTCTTGGGTCTCGAGGAAACGTCCAGCAATAAATGCAGCAGAGAGTCCTCCTCGAGCACTAATACTGTGGCCACAGGCGACAGCGGCAATAATAGCGCTAATAATACAAGCACTTTGCACTTAAATCCCTCCACTCAGAATACCAGCACTGTGTCTTTACTGAACACCAGCAGAACATCTTCATGTGGggaaaacaaccaaacaaagcaAGGCTTCTTGTCCACTAAGAGCCTCAGAAAACGTTCAGGGCTcagtccagacctttcaccaATCAAAAGGGTTTTTATACCCCAGCAGCCAGTAGAGGGTGCTGCTGGTCCAGGGTATGGTATCAGAAACATGACGGGTAATGTATCCAGGCCAGGCGCTCCAGCTAGACCTGAAAGTGCACCAGCCACCAGGGAAGTAGAAGTGAAAATGACCACTCAAGTCCACGCACTTGGCACTTCTCCTTCTTTCAGAGCAAGTGGCTTTTACTCTGTTGCCAAAACACATAGTTCATTGCAGAGGAAAAACATTTCTGCCGTTATGGAAACTGGCACCTCAGTCGGTCACGCATTAATACAGCAACATCAGGGGCACGCACCAGTTGACGCACACGCTGTGCCCGATAATTCCAGTTTTCCAAAGCATTCAGGTGTGGGTTCAAACTCAAGCCTGGAAGGAGTCCAGCAGCAGCCCTGCTCTCAGTCCAGTCCTGCTACTGAAACCTTAGCGTTTTTGAATCACGCTTCATCATCTGGTCAGCTGCCCATGCAGACAGACATGACAGATTACTTTTGCTTTGATGATGATGTGACTCAGGACAGCATAGTGGAGGAGTTGGTGCAGATGGAGGAGCAGATGAAACTTAATAACCTTCAGCAGTTTGGAGATTCTGTCACGCTGCAGGGCCAGCAGGCTGCGATGCCAAACAACATGACGTCCGCTAATAAGAACATGGCTTTCTATCATGCTGTGAACAACAACAGTAACCCAATCCAAACAATACAAACGCTGACACCTACACCCATGTCGGAAATGATGGGAGGAGCCCAGGGACTGACCGGAGAAAGCCCCTGCTCCCACATCGCCTCCACGACCCCGGTGGACAGCGCGCTCGGAAGCAGTCGCCACACCCCGGTTGGGACGCCACACTCCAACTGCAGCAGCAATGTTCCTCCCAGTCCAGTGGAGTGCAGAAACCCGTTTGCGTTCACACCCATTAGCTCCAGCATCACTGGTTTCCATGACGGCAGCACCATCTCCAGCAGCCCCGTGAAACCGATGCAGAGACCGATGGCCACCCATCCAGACAAGACCAGGCTGGAGTGGATGAATAACAGTTACAATAGCAGCGGCGGGACCGCCAGCAGGTCCAACAGCGGAATGGAAATCCTGCCCGGCTATCACAGCCTGATAGACGACCATTTTCAAAAACCTCACGCCTTCGCCGTTCCTCACGCGCGGCACCACGACAGCCATTTCGGCCGCTTGACTCCCATCTCGCCCGTGCAGCAGCAGGTAGCGAGCATGGCCAAGCAGGAGGGTTTTGCAGTGCCTGCCCCTCTGGATAATAAAACTGCCAACACGTCTGCTGCAAATTTTAGGTGTCGCAGCGTGAGTCCTGCTGTACATCAGAGGAACTTCAGCGGCACAGGAGCAGGAACCAACCTTTCCAATGCCTCCCGATCGGTAGTGTCTCCCTTTAATTCTCCTGTGACGGCTGAGGTGTTGAACATCTTCGCAAACAGCCAGACAAACCTCGGCGTGAACAGCATGGCCCAGAGGAGCCGCTCTGTGCCGCTCAACATCATGATGCAAAACGAGGCCCCGCCCACACCGGGCCAGCAGTGCAGCACCAAAAGCATCGCCAGCGTCCTCCTGAGCAAGCTAGATGGAGATCACGAGAATAGTGTGCGGGGTGTGGGAATCAATAATTTACCTCCCACCTACACTGCTCGTATGAACCTGACCCACATCCTCGAGTCCAACTCCAGCCTCTCCTGCACCGACAACCTGATGACCTCCGACTCCAGCAGTACCTGCAACCTGCAGAGGCCCAATTACCTCATGGAAAATTCTATCAGTGAACAAATGATTCTCTCGGCAGGTCAAGGCCAAATACAAGCAGCCGGTGGAgagcagcatcagcagcagTCCATCATGTTAGCTTTGAactcacagcagcagcaacaccagCAGTTAGACTTCAGCAGCTCTCAAGACCTCCTCGCTGCTGGCAATCAGCTCATGGAGCAGGTGTCAGAGCTAACAGCAGGCGGGGCCGATTTCCCCGGTGAAATCAGAATGACATCGGAGCTTCCCAGTAGCATCAGTGACCTTAACGCATTGGACACAAACCTGCTGTTCGACCCCAGCCAGCAGCAAGGCCAGTATCAGCATGCCGCCCCAGAGGAGCTGGTGGACGATTCGCTGTTTCAGCAAATCACCAGCGAAGCGGCTCATTCAGGTGGTCTCGACTGGT